CGTCGGGGCCGTAGGAGAGGAGGTCGAATTCCCCGTGGTCTCCGGGCATGCGGTAGATGAAGGGGCGTCCCCAGGGATCGTTGGGGACCTTCTTCAGGTAGCCCCCGCTGCGGTAGTTCATGGGTTCCGGGGGCAGGCTGGGCTTGGAGACCAGGGCGTCCAGTCCCTGATCCTGGGTGGGGTAGGAACCGTTGTCCAGGTGGTAGAGGTCCAGGGCCTGCTCGACCTCCTTGATCTGCACCTGCGCGGCGGTGCGCTTCGCATCGTCGCCCCGACCGATGACCCGGGGGATGACCAGGGTGGCCAACATCCCGATGATGACCACCACCACCATGATTTCGATGATGGTAAAACCTCGGTGACGCCGTTCTCGGAGCATGTCTTCACCTCGTCGGGCCTCGTGGGCCAAAGCATACGGACCGTGCGGGTTGCTCGGTCCCCGGAACTTTCCTAGGCTAGCATGGAGCCTCTCCCCTGTCCATCGGGGGAACTACTTGCCCACGATTCCCGTCCACCCCCCGGAGATGAGGGCCGCCAGGTCCGCCAGGATTCCCGGCAGGGCCAGCCCTCCCGGGGCGGCGAGGTAGCGGGGGGACCACTGGGGGTCGAACTTCTCCTTGAAACGCCGCAGCCCCTGGAAGTTGTAGAAGTGCTCCCCGTGGGCGAAGAGCCGGGCCCCCAGGCGCTGCTCCAGGGGGGCCAGGGACCGGTCCTGGAGGCCCGAAAGGGGAGCCATGCCCAGGCTGAAGGCCCCGTAGCCCTCCTCCTTGCCCCACGCCAGGAGGCGCACGAAAAGGTACTCCATGATCTCCCGGGGGGCGTCGCTTCGGTGGCGCATCAGGTCCGGGGACAGCTCCTCCCGCCCCTGGGTGGTCCAGAGATTGGCGAAGGCCTGGATGCCCCCGTCCCGCTCCGCCAGGGCCACGGGGAAGCGGCGCAGGTAGGGCTCGTCGAACCGCCCCAGGGAGAAGCCCTTTTCCCGGGTGTGCTTGGCCTCCAGCCACTGGTCGGAGATCTCCCGAAGGGTCGGGAGCAGGGACGGGACCTCCGAGGCCGGGACCACCCGGAAGGAGATGCCCTCCCGCTCCTCCAGGCGCCGCAGGACGGCCCGGAAGCGTTTCCCCGAGGAACCCTCCAGGGAGAACCGGTCCAGGGGAACCCGGGCCTCCTCCCCGATCTTCCGGGGGCGCAGCCCCAGGTCCAGGCAGAGCCCCAGGGCGGATTCCCCCACCTCGTAGAAGATCCCCCGGGCCCCGCAGCGATGGGCCCGTTCCCGGAAGGTCCAGGCCAGCTCCTCCCAGCACTCCCTGGGGCCCACGGGGTCGCCGAAGGCCACCCAGGTTCGCCCCTGCACCCCGTACTGGATGAAGGCCCGTCGGTCCGGGGAGAAGAGGAGCCGCTTGTCCCCCAGGAAGACCAGGTGTGCCTCCGCCTTCGGAGAGGCGGCCACCACGGGCTCCGCCGCCGCCAGGTCCTCCTCCGTGGCGGGTTCGGGGGACGGGCAGGCGGGACGGAGGAGCCGAAGCCCCGCCCAGCCCAGGGCCAGGACCGCCGCCCCCACGGAGGCCCGCAGGAACCGGGAGGCGTCCCCGTCCCCCTGGAGGGCGAAGGCCCACCAGAGGGCGTCCCGGTACTCCACGTGCCGGAAGGCGAAGAACCCCAGCCACAGGGAGGCCCCGAAGCCCAGGACCACCGCGGCGGTCCAGCCCGGGGAGAGGGGGTCCCCCCAGAGGGCGCAGCGGCGGTCGAACCGAACCCGCTGGGGCAGCAGAAGCAGCGCCCCCACCAGGGGGATCGCCGCGCCCAGGGGGCCGTCCCCCTTCAGGACCCCCAGGACCGCCCCCGCCCCCAGCAGGGTCACGGAAAGCAGCCAGGCCCCGTCCACCCGACGGCGCAGCCCCTCCGCCACCAGGAGCAGCCCCATCCCGGCGAGGCTGGAAAGGAAGTGGGAGGCCTCCACCAGCGCCAAGGGGCGGTTCAGGGGGTGGGGAAGGGGGATGGCCCCGGCGGCCAGCAGGTAGAGCCCTCCCGCGAAGGCGGTGAGGGAGGCGAACAGGGGGATCTGCCCCGCCAGGGGCTCCAGGACCCGCAGAGGCTCGATTCCCCGCTGCCGCAGCTCGTGGACCCCCAGCAGGGTCCCCGCCGTCCCCAGGGGGAGCAGGTAGTAGATCCCCCGGAAGGCCAGCAGGGCCCCCAGGACCTGGGGCGCGGGGATCCAGGGCTTCAGGGACAGAAGCAGCAGGGTCTCGAAGACCCCCAGCCCTCCCGGGACCTGGCTCATCACCCCGCACAGGGCCGCCGCCAGGAACAGCAGCAGGAAGTGGGGGAGGGAGAGGGCCGAGGGGGGCAGCAGGACGAAGAGCGCCCCCGCCGCCACGGTCCAGTCCAGACAGGCCAGGGCGATCTGGGCGACGTACAGGGGCAGGGGGGGCAGGCGCAGGACGTGTCCCCGCACCTCGAAACGCCGCCCCGTCGCCGCCAAGACTGCCCCCAGGGCCAGAAGGGCCAGCAGCGCCCCCCCCGCCGCGCGCAGGAGGGGAAGGGGCAGGGAGAGGAAGGGCAGCCTCGGGGGGAAGAAGGCCAGGGCGACCCCTCCCAGGGCCGCCAGCCCCATCCAGTAGGTGAGGCCGCAGAACCCCACCACCCCGGCGATCTCCAGGGGGGTCAGGCCGAAGGCGGAGTAGAGACGGAAGCGCACCCCTCCGCCGGAGAGCAGGGCCATCCCCAGGTTGTGGCTGGCGGCGTAGCCGCAGAAGGAGGCCAGGGCGGTGCGCCGGTAGGGCAGGGGGCGGTTCAGGGCCCGGAGGGCCAGGACGTCGTACCCCGTGAGGAGGACGTAGTCCGTCGCCGTCAGCGCCAGGGCGGCAAGCAGCCCCCAGGCGGGGAGGGAGCGGATCTGGCGGATCACCTCACCGGGAGGGTAGGAGAGCATCTCCCGGTGGAAGGCCCAGAGGGCCAGGGACAGAAGGGCGCCTCCCGCCAGGAGGGTCAGGTTGCGTCGCGGTTCCGGTGCGATCATGGAGGTTCCTCCCCGAGTCGGTTTGGTCGTTGCGGGGATCATCCTACAACCATTCGGGGAAAAGGGGGGAGGGCGTTTCCCCTATACTGGAGGGAACCGCGACCACCCCCTGCAAGGAGGCATGCCCGTGACCTCATCCGTCCTCTCCGCCTGCGCCTTCGACTGCCCCGACTCCTGCGGCCTCGTTGCCACGGTGGAGGGAGGGCGCCTCCTGGGCCTCCGGGGCCGGGAGGACCACCCCTACACCAGAGGTTTCCTCTGCCCCAAGGGAAGTCGCTGGGTTCGAGACCTGGCGGCCCCGGACCGACTGACCGTCCCCCTGTGGCGGGACGGGGCGGGGTTTCGCCCCCTCTCCTGGGAGGAGGCCCTGGACCGGCTGGTCCGGGGGGTGGAGTCCGCCCTCGCCCACAGCGGCCACCTCGGGGTCCTCTGGGCCACGGGATCGGGGAACCTGCTGTTGGGCAACGGGATCCTGGACCGCTTCCCCGAGGCCCTGGGAGGGTGCACCCGGGTCCGAGGGTCCCTCTGCGGGGGGGAAGGGGGGGCGGCGCTGAAGGAATCCTACGCCCTGCGGGCCCACCTCCCCCCGGAGACGGTGCTGGCAAGCCGCCGGATCCTCCTGTGGGGGCGCAACGTCGCCGTGACCAACCCTCACTTCGTCCCCCTCCTGGTGGAGGCCCGAAGGCGGGGGGCTCTGGTGGGTTCCCTGGACGTGCGCACCACCCCCACGGGACGCTTCGCCCACCGCACCTGGACCGTCCGGCCGGGGAGCGACGGGGCCCTGGCCCGATACCTGGCGAGGCGGGCCTTCGAGGCCCGAGGCTTCCCCGATGCCCCCGGAGAGGGAGGGGAGACCTTTCTTGCCGCCCTGCGCTCCCTGGGGGAGCCGGAGGCCCGGGGGGCCACGGGGATGGGGGGGGAGGACCTGGAGGACCTGGCCCGCTTCGTCCTGGACGAAGGCCCCTTGAGCCTCTGGGCGGGATGGGCGGTACAGCGCAGCCTTCAGGGAGGGGAGACCCTCCGGTGTCTGGACGCCCTGGTGTTCCTCCTGGGAAGCCAGGGGGTCCCGGGGGGCGGCCTGGGCTTCAGCGCCGACGACGAAGCGGCCTTCCCCGCGGACCTGGGGCGCCTGCCCGGGACCCGTCCCCGGTGGATCCCCCGCCCCGCTCCCGGCCCCGCCCTCCTGGAGGCGGACCCTCCCGTGGAGGCCGCCCTCTTCCTGCGGGCCAACCCCCTCTCCCAGGCTCAGGACGCGGGGGCCCTGGGGCGGTTCCTGGAGACTTGCCCCTTCTCCGCCTGCTTCGACTGGCGCCTCTCCGTCACCGCCCGGGCCTGCCGCTTGGTGCTTCCCGTCTCTCCCTTCCCGGAGCAGCCCGGGGACTTCGTGCTGAGCTACTGGCACGACCTGCTCCAGCGCACCAACCCCCTGGTCCCCTCTCCCGTGCCCTCGGAACGGGAGCTGCTCCTGCGCCTGGGGGCCCGGCTGGGCCTGGCGGACCCGTTCACCGAGGCCTTCGGGGAGATGGAGCGGCGCATCCTGGCCACCCCCGGGCTGGAGCCCCTGGGGGAGGGAATCTGGCGTTTCCCCCACCCCCGGGAGCACCAGGGCCCCTTCCGGTTCCCCCATCTGACGGAGGCCGTCCCGGCTCCGGAGGGACCTCCCGGCCTTCCCTGGCGGCTGGTCACCCCCCATCGGTTCGGCTCGGTGAACGGCAACGACCTCGCCCAGGCCCGGCTCCGCACGGGGCGGCTCGCCGCCTGGGTGGGACCGGCGGCCCTGGTCTCCCGGGGCTGGAAGGAAGGGGACGAGGTGGTCCTCTCCGCCCGGGGGGCGCGTCTGGAGGCGCTCCTTGCCCTGGACCCCGTTCTGCCGGAGGGCGTGGTGGTGGTGGAGTCCGGCGTCGAGGGGCTCAACGCCCTCATCCCCCCCGCCCTCACGGACCGGGGGAACAACCGCCTCTCCGACGCCTGGGTGCAGGTGGAGCGGGGGTAGGGGGCTCGGCCCCGAGCGGGGAAGGGGGGCTCGAAGACGTGGACGGCTTTTCTGTGCCCGAAAACGAAGATGGCCCGTGGGGCCTTCGCCTCAGGAGGGGACAGCGGGCGACGGTGCGGACAGAAAAGGACGGGGAGCAAGAAGGGAAGCGGTTTCGCTGGCCCTCGTGGTCTTGGTCTCCCCGATAGCAGGTTGTCTTGCGAAGCAAAGGAACGGCTTGTCTAGAACACCCATCCCTTCGAAGCGCCGTTTTCCAGGGGGCGCAGGGGCTCCGGCGTGCCTGCCCTGGGGTATTCCGTCAGGATTTCCAGAAGGTACGACAGGACGCTCTGCGTCACCCCCGTATCCTTCAGGTCGGCCTGGGGCAACCGCAACCCTTCAAGGAGCGCCGGGAAATCCATCCGCTCCTCCCAATAGGAGGCGGAGGGATCGGAGACGTACAGGGGGTTTTGGGGGGAGGCGGCGAGTTCGATGGGGCGAAGGGCCTTGGCGGCCGCGACCCGATCCGTATGGCCCCCTTCGCGGTACGCCACGAGGGCGTACATCTCCACGCGGGTGGCGCACCGGGGGTTGACCTTGTCCACTTCCACGACGCAGGTCTTTTTTTCTCCCTTGTCCGTGATCTCCACGGCGATGCGGGGGCAGGAAGCGGTGGAGAACTCGTGGATGCGAAGGGTGATCTGCTGTTCCCCCGAGGGGGAGCAGGTGGAGACGAAGGTCTGGGATCGGATCTGTTTCTCGTGCTCCGCCGGGGTCTCCGGCTTGGGGAGGACGGAAAGGGAGTGCGGGTGGATCTGTTGCGGTCCGGAATCCGTCACGAAGCAGCCCTCCTTCAGGAACTCCCGGGGACATGCGCACCTGCTTCACATGGCTTATGTGTAATCTAGTCGTATCTTTTATGTTTGTCAATCGATGCGGCGGGGTCGGGGGGCGTACTCAGGGGTATGCCCCTTGGAGGGGGAAGGTCCGAGAGGGGAAGAGGGCAGAAAAAACGGGGAGGGCTCAAGGGCCCTCCCCGAGGGAGGTGTCCTGACCGGACGCTACCGGGGCATCTTGTTCTTCTGGGCCTCGAAGTCCCGCCGCAGGGAGGCGCGAAGCTCCGGGTCCAGGAAGACCTTGAGGCAGGTCCGGGCCAGGGCCTGGGCTCCCACCCCCAGCATCCGGTGGGCTTCGGGCAGCAGGAGGGCCGCCTCGAACTCCCGGGTGTGGAGGGACATGCGTTCCGGGGTGATGGCCAGCTCGGGCTGGAGGGCGGGGCAGCGGTAGCTCACGTTGCCCACGTCCGTGGACCCCATGGGCCCCGGTCCCGGAACCAGGGAAACCCCCAGGTCCACCAGGATGCTTCCGATGAGGTTCTCCGCGGTGGGGTTGGGGAGCATGTCGTCGAAGCTGGCCTCGTTGTTGCGCCAGGTCACCTGGGTCCCCGTGGCCAGGGCGGCCCCCCGGGCGCAGTCGTAGACCTTCTCCATGAGCTGGTTCAGGTAGGGCCGCCAGGGGGCACGGAAGTAGAACCGGGCCTGGGCCGTCTCGGGGACGATGTTGGGGGCCACGCCCCCGGCGGAGATGATGCCGTGCATGCGCGCCTCCGGCCGCACGTGCTGGCGCAGCATGTCCACGCCGTGGAAGAGGAGCTGGACGCCGTTGAGGGCGTTGAGTCCCTCCCAGGGGGAACCGGCGGCGTGGGCGGGCTTGCCGGTGAAGGTGAACTCCACGGAGTCCATGGCCAGGGATCGGTAGTCCACGAAGCTCTCCCCGGCGTTGCAGTGGATCATGAGGGCCAGGTCGCAGTCGTCGAAGATCCCCGCCGCCGCCATGGACACCTTGGCCCCGTTGGTCTCCTCCGCCGGGGTGCCCACCACCCGGATCTGTCCCTCCAGGTCCGGCAGGCACTCCTTCAGGGCCAGCCCCGCCAGGACGGACATGACCCCGTGGAGGTTGTGGCCGCAGGCGTGTCCGATCTCCGGCAGGGCGTCCATCTCCGTCAGCAGGGCCACGACGGGGCCCGAGCCGTGTCGGGCCACCCCCTGAAAGGCCGTGGGAAGGCCGCAGGTCGGGGCCTCCACCTGAAAGCCCCCCTCCCGGAGGCGCTCCGCCAGGAGGCGGCTGGTCTCGAATTCCTGCTCCCCCAGCTCCGGGTGGGCGTGGATCCGGTCGGCAAGCTCCGCCGCCCCGTTCAGGTGGGCGGCGAGGAAACGGTCGATGCGGGCGATGCCCTCTTCGTAGGTCAACATGGCAGGTTTCCTCCTCTTTCTTGGGTTCTGTTCCGGTAACTAGAGGTCGTTTCGGCCTTACCGGCGCTTCTGGAAGTCCTCCCGGACGGCGGCGCGGAGAGCCGGGTCCGCCAGGATCCGCAGGGCAGCGGCGGCCAGGGCCTCCGCTCCCCGCACCAGGGCGTCGTGTCCCTGGGGGGCGGTGGTGGCCTGGGCGAACTCCCGGGTGTGGATGGACAGGGGGAGGTCCGTGATGGACACCTCCGCCTGGAGGGCGGGACAGCGGTGGCTCACGTTGCCCACGTCCGTGGACCCCAGGGGACCCGGAGAGGGGGCGAGGGAAAAGCCCTGACGGGCCAGCTCCTCCCCCATGAGGGCTTCCGCGGGGTCGTTGGGAAGCATGTCGTCGAAGCCGTGGAGGAACTCGTGCCAGGCCACCTCGGTGCCCGTGGCCAGGGCGGCCCCCCGGGCGCAGTCGAAGACCCGCGCCACCAGGGCGTCCAGGTCGCCCCGGCGGGGGCAGCGGGGTTCCAGGCGGTACACCGCCCGGTCGGGCACGATGTTCGGGGCCTGTCCGCCCTCCAGGACGAAGCCCCCCAGGCGGACCTCCGGGCGCACGTGCTGGCGCAGCATGTCCAGGGCGTGGACGAAGAACTGCAGCCCGTTCAGGGCGTTGCGTCCCTCCCAGGGGGAGGCGGCGGCGTGGGCGGGTTTGCCGGTGAAGACGAACTCCCATCCGTCCAGGGCCAGGGAGCGGTAGTCCGCGTAGGTCTCCTGGGGGCTGGCGTGGAACATGAGGGCCAGGTCGCAGTCGTCGAAGACCCCCGCTTTCGCCTGCGTCACCTTGGCTCCGTCGGTCTCCTCCGCGGGGGTGCCCACCACCCGGATCTCTCCGGGCTGGTCGCCCAGGGCCTCCGCCGCCGCCAGGGCCGCCAGCACCGAGGCGGTGCCGTGGAGGTTGTGGCCGCAGCCGTGTCCCACCCCGGGGAGGGCGTCCATTTCCGCCAAAAAGGCCACCACGGGGCCGCCGGAGCCTCGGCGGGCC
The sequence above is drawn from the Aminomonas paucivorans DSM 12260 genome and encodes:
- a CDS encoding M20 family metallopeptidase codes for the protein MLTYEEGIARIDRFLAAHLNGAAELADRIHAHPELGEQEFETSRLLAERLREGGFQVEAPTCGLPTAFQGVARHGSGPVVALLTEMDALPEIGHACGHNLHGVMSVLAGLALKECLPDLEGQIRVVGTPAEETNGAKVSMAAAGIFDDCDLALMIHCNAGESFVDYRSLAMDSVEFTFTGKPAHAAGSPWEGLNALNGVQLLFHGVDMLRQHVRPEARMHGIISAGGVAPNIVPETAQARFYFRAPWRPYLNQLMEKVYDCARGAALATGTQVTWRNNEASFDDMLPNPTAENLIGSILVDLGVSLVPGPGPMGSTDVGNVSYRCPALQPELAITPERMSLHTREFEAALLLPEAHRMLGVGAQALARTCLKVFLDPELRASLRRDFEAQKNKMPR
- a CDS encoding amidohydrolase, yielding MGDFRATLHEAIASRAKRAVDLSDYLAAHPELSGEEHETSRLFASWLEEEGFEVQRPLGGLPTAFQARRGSGGPVVAFLAEMDALPGVGHGCGHNLHGTASVLAALAAAEALGDQPGEIRVVGTPAEETDGAKVTQAKAGVFDDCDLALMFHASPQETYADYRSLALDGWEFVFTGKPAHAAASPWEGRNALNGLQFFVHALDMLRQHVRPEVRLGGFVLEGGQAPNIVPDRAVYRLEPRCPRRGDLDALVARVFDCARGAALATGTEVAWHEFLHGFDDMLPNDPAEALMGEELARQGFSLAPSPGPLGSTDVGNVSHRCPALQAEVSITDLPLSIHTREFAQATTAPQGHDALVRGAEALAAAALRILADPALRAAVREDFQKRR
- a CDS encoding molybdopterin-dependent oxidoreductase — protein: MTSSVLSACAFDCPDSCGLVATVEGGRLLGLRGREDHPYTRGFLCPKGSRWVRDLAAPDRLTVPLWRDGAGFRPLSWEEALDRLVRGVESALAHSGHLGVLWATGSGNLLLGNGILDRFPEALGGCTRVRGSLCGGEGGAALKESYALRAHLPPETVLASRRILLWGRNVAVTNPHFVPLLVEARRRGALVGSLDVRTTPTGRFAHRTWTVRPGSDGALARYLARRAFEARGFPDAPGEGGETFLAALRSLGEPEARGATGMGGEDLEDLARFVLDEGPLSLWAGWAVQRSLQGGETLRCLDALVFLLGSQGVPGGGLGFSADDEAAFPADLGRLPGTRPRWIPRPAPGPALLEADPPVEAALFLRANPLSQAQDAGALGRFLETCPFSACFDWRLSVTARACRLVLPVSPFPEQPGDFVLSYWHDLLQRTNPLVPSPVPSERELLLRLGARLGLADPFTEAFGEMERRILATPGLEPLGEGIWRFPHPREHQGPFRFPHLTEAVPAPEGPPGLPWRLVTPHRFGSVNGNDLAQARLRTGRLAAWVGPAALVSRGWKEGDEVVLSARGARLEALLALDPVLPEGVVVVESGVEGLNALIPPALTDRGNNRLSDAWVQVERG
- the mprF gene encoding bifunctional lysylphosphatidylglycerol flippase/synthetase MprF; translation: MIAPEPRRNLTLLAGGALLSLALWAFHREMLSYPPGEVIRQIRSLPAWGLLAALALTATDYVLLTGYDVLALRALNRPLPYRRTALASFCGYAASHNLGMALLSGGGVRFRLYSAFGLTPLEIAGVVGFCGLTYWMGLAALGGVALAFFPPRLPFLSLPLPLLRAAGGALLALLALGAVLAATGRRFEVRGHVLRLPPLPLYVAQIALACLDWTVAAGALFVLLPPSALSLPHFLLLFLAAALCGVMSQVPGGLGVFETLLLLSLKPWIPAPQVLGALLAFRGIYYLLPLGTAGTLLGVHELRQRGIEPLRVLEPLAGQIPLFASLTAFAGGLYLLAAGAIPLPHPLNRPLALVEASHFLSSLAGMGLLLVAEGLRRRVDGAWLLSVTLLGAGAVLGVLKGDGPLGAAIPLVGALLLLPQRVRFDRRCALWGDPLSPGWTAAVVLGFGASLWLGFFAFRHVEYRDALWWAFALQGDGDASRFLRASVGAAVLALGWAGLRLLRPACPSPEPATEEDLAAAEPVVAASPKAEAHLVFLGDKRLLFSPDRRAFIQYGVQGRTWVAFGDPVGPRECWEELAWTFRERAHRCGARGIFYEVGESALGLCLDLGLRPRKIGEEARVPLDRFSLEGSSGKRFRAVLRRLEEREGISFRVVPASEVPSLLPTLREISDQWLEAKHTREKGFSLGRFDEPYLRRFPVALAERDGGIQAFANLWTTQGREELSPDLMRHRSDAPREIMEYLFVRLLAWGKEEGYGAFSLGMAPLSGLQDRSLAPLEQRLGARLFAHGEHFYNFQGLRRFKEKFDPQWSPRYLAAPGGLALPGILADLAALISGGWTGIVGK
- the gspG gene encoding type II secretion system major pseudopilin GspG, producing MLRERRHRGFTIIEIMVVVVIIGMLATLVIPRVIGRGDDAKRTAAQVQIKEVEQALDLYHLDNGSYPTQDQGLDALVSKPSLPPEPMNYRSGGYLKKVPNDPWGRPFIYRMPGDHGEFDLLSYGPDGQEGGEDKNKDITNWD